Genomic window (Temnothorax longispinosus isolate EJ_2023e chromosome 3, Tlon_JGU_v1, whole genome shotgun sequence):
aattttaatatagcaTCAAGTCAACTCGTTAACGAAATTATTTGCACGTTAAAGAATCTGCTTACAATCATTTCTGTCCTACCAAAATTACGGCTGTTAAAATCTTATTGAAAGAACAATAATGTCTTCAAGtgtctaaaaataattgcaaaatatttcgtGTTGTTTTCATGTTTACTATGTTGTCCTAATAATCAATGATTTTCATATTTCAGGTGCGCTATGACGacgaatataaaagaatagtGATTGAACCATTAGAATTGACTCAGGAATTCCGTAAATTTGAATTAGCTGCCCCGTGGGAGCAGTTTCCTAATTTCCGGGACGCTCCGTCATCAACTGCTGAACCTGCTTCGAAGGAAAAGTAACTGCTCTCACTTAGATCATAGTCATTGCCCGAGTAAgcaagtataaatatatcgataaagTGTAATGTACATTGATAGATATTCTTTTCTCTTGTTAACCATTTCTGGATGCCCGATTCATGGgcattttagaaatatagaGAATAATGTTACAACTGTATTTATTTCGAAGCATATTCTACGTTACAAAATTCCATTTATTTTGATCTATAGCTCCTAccattcattattattatcgttttctgaaaaatttctaacttTATGCCTTTATgctgttttatattaattaatttcgaccTGATtcaatctctcttttttatttataaatataaataaaaatataacatacatAGATTATAATGCGCGTAAATAAAGgacaaaaattgtaataattaattttcatgagTGACGAAAATTAATAGGAAAAATGTCAATGAACTAtcctgaatttttttttttttaattttgtgtatttgtatagagttatataaacataatatatttttcctatatTACACACTTACGAACTACTTATGACCTACTCATAAGGCATTATTTCCGGCGGATTTTGAAAGAGCCTGGAGTACGAGTCGAACCCTCTTTCGAGGGCCGAAAGACGACGTTAATGCTAGAAAGGCGTGAAACCTACATTTCGCCGGACATGTCTTGCTTATACGGTCACAAGTCTTGTACTTCTTGCGGatcttttcttatctttagTTATCTTATTCTcgatttagaaaaaaagaggcaGCCTCTATTCGAAAGCGATTCTTACCTCTAGTGAGTAAGACGATGGTTCGTCTTACAAGCAGAACTCACTTCCGATCATTCTAACACTAAAATAGCGTTTATATACGATCGAGTCTTTATGCGACACTATGTCTAGAACTCGTAACGGTTTACTTTTATCATAGGCCTATCAGAAACGACATTGGTACACGCGTTAAATTATGCCATCGCATTTTCGTTCCGATGCAACTAGCACCAGTCACGCCGTTTATCCGACTAAGTACTCGAATAAAACTAGATTATAGTCTTCGTGCCGGTGAGAAAATGTTACTTTCAGAGAGAgggcaatttcttttttccagGTGTAAGGCAAGAGATTTTTCTTTGCGCTTTCAAGGAAGAACGCGTTCCCGtgtttctaaaaaattcttatctcGAAATGTCTATCTAAATAATCCGCTTTATAAAGACTACGACGGGTAAGATTGCATTGTGCGATATCCCATCGCCAGTATAATGGCGTATGTTTGGCGGTAAATGTGATCCAATTGGAATCTAATTACTCACACAGAGTGAAGTCAATTCCGTTGgatggaataattttttttgtatcttaAAACGAATCGATATTTGGTCTTTTATATAAGGTTTTCAAAGACCATACAGtacaatagatattttttttcatcactTTCACCCTTGAATATGCAAAATAACTTTTactattcatatttttttgcatttctatcGTATTAAGTATCATTCACTTTAAGTATTTGCACTTCGCTATCATAAGTACTGGTCTTAAATGCATTTCGTTAATTTTTGTGCGCAATTCTcaatttttcgttttaatataacaatattggACTTCACTTAAACCGCTTGTAAAAAGATGAAacgataaatttattgatcgaGTTTATGCTGTAGTTCTCTTCAGATTATAAAACTGCACATGCAGCATTCCATTTTACatcataagaaaaatattctaaaaatgatAGAACATACTTCACTCTCTACACACTAATCAAAATTACAGATAAATGTGATAAGTATTTAGAGTTCTAAATTTGAACTGTCATCGTTCAAAtcgataaatttattgatcgaGTTTATGCTGTAGTTCTCTTCAGATTATAAAACTGCACATGCAGCATTCCATTTTACatcataagaaaaatattctaaaaatgatAGAACATGCTTCACTCTATACACACTAATCAAAATTGCAGATAAATGTGATAAGTATTTAGAGTGAATCTCTTCCAAAGAAAGATtactttctaaatttaaacTGTCATCGTTCAAATCGTTAATGAGAAATGTAACGACAGTATAGAATTAAACGTTTTTCGTTCCCGAGATGAACGTTTTGTACGAATTAATCACTTACGTACAAACATCAGTAATTACTCAAGATAATAGACAAAGAAGTGCTTGATATACAATAAGATTTTCTCACATTTACCGCACTTTGACGttcaattatatgtatagttattacagttaataattattcggCAATTAGTCATCGTAGACAGTTCGTGGACTGTAAAGTCGCCGGACTAAGCGAAAACTTCGACGCTTCCTTTCGCTGTAACTCGCTCGGGCCGAAGACTTCGTCAATGTAGCTTCAGTACACGACACTCGTGCTAACATCACagtttaatattacatattatataattatataattttaatattatataattataatattcggCCACtttctcactctttctctctctctttctctctttctcttacgCACTTAAATATACGCTGCTCGCATGGCTGCTTTTTCTGGCAACCGCGCAATTAAGCTCATGTGTGCCCCCCCGCAAAATGTCGAGTCGCACGCGACTCGATGGTCTTCTTTctcataattttacattttaaaattcgaaaactTGAGATCgttttctcgctcgctcgtgtATATGTCTACGATACACGATTATCCCAAAAACTCAAATtcgaaaatgtaaaaacgAAAATCTACGATCTCGAGATACTAAGGATGAAAACAGACGTCTATACTTTACTTAGTTTATTTGGTCTATTATACTTTGTCTATACTGGCGGGCTTCTCTAACGCTGCCTGCCTCCTCCGGATGAACGGCACTATGCCCCAAAGAGACGAGCCGAACACCAGAATGATGCCTAGTATACTGAAGATTGGTCCGTAGCTGCCGATCTGCTCGAACACTATGCCGCAAATCGGCGGACCCACCAATTGAATGACACCGTTGACGAACAACGAGATGCCGTAGGACGAGGTGAGCTTCTCCGTGCCCAGCATATCAGCCATGATGACGGCGGTGATGCCGACGTAGATGCCGGACGCGAGACCGAAGAAAGAGCAATAAATGGACAGCATGACGTACGTGTCAGAAGTGGGCAGGATGGCCAAGGAGATCCCGGAGGCGAGCAAACCGCCGACGAAGTACCAATGCTTGGGCATGATCTTGATGTCGGAGAGAGCGGAGCCGCCGATACGGCCTACCAGGTCGAGCATGGAGACGATCGATAGCAACAGCGACGCGTCCCAATTGTCGAACCCTAGGGAGATGGCGTAGGCCGGCAGTAGAATGATGAAGTTGGTGTAGCTGATGGCGTTGGTGGAGTTGGAGATGAGAATGACGAGGTAGATGGGATCTTTGAGCAGACTGAAGTCGAAGAATTTGTTCTGTTGATCCTTCTCATCGTGCTCGCGCTGCTTCTgctccgtcgtcgtcgtcgtcgtcgacttCCTGAACGTGCTGGAAATGGCGTTCAGCGTCAACGTGGACGCGCGTTCCGGGTGCAGAACCGACAGCGTGCTACCGTGGTACGGCGTACTGACGTAGTTGAAAGACGACGCGCTGGGCGAGTGCAGCGGTGACCTCGCCGTTCTGGCGTACTTGCCGGAATCGACCATGGCACCGCCGCGCTCAGGTACGGCGTGCAACGCCGGCGTGCTGTGCATCTGCCCGCTGATCTCGCGCCCGGTGGGCATGCTGATTTTTCGCGTGCGGCCTTGCACCGGTGTGTTCTTGTAATACTCCAGGGCGACGCTCGACGCGCTCTTCGGTACGATCGGTGCAGCCTTGTCGTTTACCGAGTTGCTCAGTGACGCCAGCTGGTCGTTGGCCTTCTCCGTCGTTTGCTCGGGGCTGCTGTTGACGGTCACCGACATGGTCTCTCCATCCTTATCGTGCGCGTCGCTGTCGTTTGGAGACCGAGCTGGCACCAGGTGCCACTCCACCGGATGGTACAGAAGCGCGCTCGCCCAGACGTTTAGCGTGACAGCACCCATTACTAACACTGCGCCTCTGTAAACGAACAAGCAtcgatcaattttataaattgttattattaattgctaaGGAGATTGACGGTCAACGATAGAACGACAATTACTGTGTCCTTATGTATTACGTGCATAGTAATAACcgatcgaaaaattataaataaggtCTTGTTttcaaagtaattttatttgtttattatagcGTTTATCAGTTTTCGATAAATGTGAGATTAACTATATTTatcctctcttctctctcctcttttattctttattattgcatataaGAAGCCGTGCATTATTGCAATTTAACGtctgattaaatttattaaattaaattaaattcgaaaCTAAACAATGGTTCATCTGCTATAACGTTCCACGTATAAACCGCTGTTTTTCtaatctacattttttttcaacatgttTTTACGAGATACGCGCAacgtacttatttttaaaaagcgaaaattatttaagaaccGTTTATGCCACTCAGATCGCAGAAACTTATTTTGTTCTTGAACAGTGCAATCGTATAGGCTCACCTGTAGCCGTACTCGCGTAGAAGAAAGCCCAGAACGGGCGGAAGAAATATTGAACCTAATGCACTGCCGGATATGCAGAGCCCGTTGGCGAGTCCTCGTAGCCGTACAAAATAAGATGTCACGATATATACAGTCGGAGGAAACGCTAATCCAGCACCCGTACCTACGAATACACCATAACTGGAAACAGAGAGAATTGCGTAAGAAATATTTGCGTGCGCTctttagaataataataataataatacgttgcGCAACGAATATTCTGAATAAATTCGAGAGAATACATAAACTCCAAAAAGCCAATATGTTGAACTTTGCactttttgtatatttcatacactttctttttttcatattgtcGCTCATCTTTATTAATGCCGAATGGATTTATCTGAACATTTGCATTTTGCTTTTGTAATTCTGCgatttttctgtaatttctttgaaaaaaacttttacagTGATTCTACCTTATTACAGGATGAAACTGAATACAACGAGCTAGGagatcatttattttaacaaatcttGTTTTTACCGAAgaagagtttttttttttaagcaaagATATGATACCGACTGCTTTTATGAAGATATTTGTTGCGCAAATAAACGATCAATCAAATGAtctctattttgtattaaaagagaaaaatatgttaCCTAACGTATAGAAAGGCCACAGAATTCGCGAAATAACTCAGCATCATCCCCGCCGCGGCAAATGTCCCTCCTATTAAAGTTACCGTACGATAGGAATACTTAACCGAAAGTACACTAGAGAGTGGGCCTGGaacgataaaatatcaattaaaaatacaagtaGTGTATATCAACAACGGAGAATACACACCTTTATAAGTAGTTTGCTTAGAAACCACTTATAAAGGTACATTCTCCGTTCTTCGAATTTCGATGAAATCACGCATTATATGATTATAGGTATCGTTCTTGCGAGAAGGCATGCGCAGTCTGGTGTGATCCAGATTCTCGTCAAACATAACACGCGTgaagataaaacaaattaattccCATGTTTGCTTGAATTCATCAACGtgattcataataataataacgtctACCCGAGGAAAAACGGGTAAACATCGCACAGACAATACGCAATTAAGTATACGCAAAGCATTTCTCGGAATCTTATTCTATCTATCGCGAATTGACCTTTTTCCCTTTACAAAGAACGTAATGTACGTACGTACAAGCCCGCGTATGCATCATGACGTAACGTGAAAGTTAATGTGTTTGCCAATAACTCTAAGAGTTcctttcataaaaatatcgcgaaactGTAATCGAACTGATGTAAACACGGCCACGGAGGTTTCGACGTTTCAATAAGGCGCGGTAAACAGAGTGAGACACGCCTAAATATTTAATCGCGAATTACGTAAGCGCGAAACTGGGACAAGTCGCGGGGAAAAGAAAAACGGAACCCTTGACGGAACCCCCGACCTGGGAGagatgtctaaaaaaaaaacaaaccgTGGACCCGCGACCTCGAGATACTCTCGAGAGGCGGCGGTTTTCTTACCCAGCGAGCTGTACAGGAAGTAACATAGCGACGGTATCCATGCAGCTGCCGACGGCGACGCGTCGAACACGTCGAGGAATTCGACGAACAACACCCCGAAGGACTTGATGGTGCCGGGGATAAGAAGGTTGACCATGACGGCGGCCAGGAGCACCAGCCATCCCCAGCCTCCATCCGGTGGAACTAACTCCTCCTCCGCCTTCTCATCTTTCGCTGCAATATAAAGATAGAGAATCTCTTAATATCTTTCAGAATCTCTTGATCTGGAGATCCGGCCAGCCAAAAAATTTTAGCGTTATaacgtgaaaaaatttttaaattaaattattttatttttatgcgattttcaaaaatacttaatctcgattattacaaaatattttaatatggcTCTCttggtaaaaaaagaaattgggaatctcttattttaaacgattctttcaaaaattttcacGTCGCTTATAATAATACAGAACGTTATTCCTCGCAATACTTTTTCCTTCATTAATcttagatttaaaatttattttcttctttttttttgtcaacaAGGCGATAATCCAAAGTTCATTCGGTTGGCATAGCCAATAGTTCATAGCTTCTGGACTTTGTAGTTTCTCAGACCTCCTTTATATGGAGATAAGTAaacgcaaaagaaaaaaaaaacaaaatggatAATCTTTCtttggaaaaatttcaattgctTCATGTTCGTTAAATGCCACGCTCTACTTGTTTTACATAAAGTAAGATCGTTATTTTTATGActctttaaaaagaaaacgatgAAAAAGAACGGTGGGAATTGCTCCTACTTCCGACAGTCTATCGCACGACGCGGTGCGGCTCGGCAAACAAAAGGCGGAACAGAATTTATAACACGGTTTCGTACATTGTTAATCTTGTGTAATCGATTCGCGGGAAGGCTGAGCAAACGACGGCAATCAGGCCGTCAGACAATAAGTAGATAATGACAGATGTTCTCCGCGGTGTGTGTATTCTGCGGGTGGAACCGCGATAACGAGATGGAAATGGATGGAAATTGTGATATATGCTAATGAGAAACGGTGCGCTCTAACTTCCTCATATTTTGATTTCGCGACGCGAAACCGGCTAGACTTGTTCGGAACGTTCGGCTTAATGCTGACATAGGGGTGAGCACCTGTGCGAGCGTCAACATCGCGGTCGCCGAATACGATGTATAAAAGTCACGCCGATTCATTCTGGAGGGGAGGAAAGGACGATGTAAGCAATCCCATACAATCATATCCTATTGTGCGTGGACAAAGGAAAGTTGTATAATTTCGCCGACAAAAGAGCAAACATTCATCGGTATGCAGCACTGTGATACCTGCCACTTTACACGCGGAAGTCATTTCCGTTTCTGACGTTTGCAATCTCGCTTATTCGCTTTTTATACCCGGACAATAGATGAATTAAAAACGACTAGCGCGACAGGAATTCAATTAGCGTAAACGAGTTTCTTCCAATTTAGGATCTTCCTATTTTCGACGCGATTCCCTTCTCTTTCTGGATAAAAAAAGATGTCTCATTAATTCTTTTGTTAAAACGTCTTTAAAAAATCGggaggttttattttttaatggagAAAGACgccgatataatttatatatctgctttttttaacatttatataattacacatcggtacgcaaaaataaaatataatttcttttctaattaaaaaaaataataattctttatctaCCAGATTTCTGAGACATCGGTATGTCGGGGGaacagaataaaatgataaaaaatttcaagctCTTagaatgaatttaatattgcgGTAAATTTACTCCTATACGAATTTTCTCCAAGGTTTattcatacatttattttagtatCGAATATCGCTACGAAAGGAATTGTGCTTGTAAAAATGTAGatcttaggccggtattcatagtcggttcttatatttaagaccatcttaagtacgacaatcttaagatgtcattaaccaatcacagagccgtgttagcatcttaagatattacttaagacggtcttgaaataagatccgactatgaataccggcctgtGATTAATAAAGCTGGAAGATTTTACTACGACATCGATGTTGGCAGGTATACCTACGATACGTTTTGATCATTACATCAGTTTTACACTCGCTGATCTTGGTTCTTGGCTCTTGGGCCAATTTTTTATCCAACCcttctatttataaaagttctATCTATAACAGGCGATTCCAAACGTCGTATGATCCCAAAGATGGAGTAACGCGGAAATGGAGAAGGCGAATAAGAGCGAGCATCCAAAGCTCATCCTCATTAGTGGAAAAAGTTGTGGATGCGGACGTGCGGCGAGAAATTTAAGAGATAATGATAGTAACGGTGAGATAATTCGGTGATACGGTCATATCGATGATAAGAGTGGCAACAAAGGTGTGAATCGTGTCGGGCATCATTCTACATTATTTCTGGtacgtatttcaaatttaataaaatatttctgactCGGTTTcgatttaaaaagagaaaaacgcaATCtgtttttatacgtataactTATTCGcgaattatttaagtttattatacAGACAAGTtacgttataattaaattacgcaacgttttgtatattattattttatatatgagtTACAttggaattaaattataacgtaacttaaaataatataccttAATACAAAATGTTGCGTAcacatttaatgaaataaaacgcGACATACAAACGGAAGTCATGTGATGCTTAGatcgaatttaaaaaaaatataaactttgcTTAGAAGAATAACGAAAAACGCGCAGATGTCCAAGCGAAACAACAACATGCCTTTTGAACTGCGCTGGAGGTTATCAGTAAACACCAGCTGGCGTTAGCAAAAATCGTTACGTATCCGAAAGATAAAAGAGGATATCTCGAAACGGCGTGAACAAACGTCCCCGACAAGCTTCCTCGTGATTCCCATAATTCATCCTCTGTAATTGTCATTCCGTGACGTTTGCAATAACGTCAGCAGATACAGCTTTCTCCTCCATACATTGAGAtcatataatagaatattaatgtCTCGATTAATCTAAAATGTATAGTCGAAACTCCTCCCGTGAGTTTcgactatatttatttatatacattgagatcgtaatattaattaattaaaatattcctttcgTAATCtcaaatactaaaataaatgtacatataaataaaccgtagagaaaattaattcgcCACGACccatttaattttgaataacgCCTCGCGACTCGCAATCTCACGCGGAAAACCGCGATGGGCCGCGTAAAAATATCACGAGGCCGGATGCTGTCCGGGGATTGAAAGACACATGATTTCCTGGATTTCCCTGAAAAATCAGCCGACCAAGGTGCGGAAAGAGCGAGCGGAGTCGCTTCTTCCGGGCTTCAATCGTCGACAATCGGCTGACTCACCTGCAGGCCCTGGTTCTACATAACTTCCTAACGACAATGTTTGTCGTTAATTAGCGATTGTCGCTCGCGCTTCGCGCTAACGATACTGTAAGGACAAAGCTGGTTCCGTAAACTCGGGCCAACGATATCGTATCGATATACAAAATGCGGTACCTGGCTTACTGGTCCCATTTCGACGGTCTTTGTTGTCATCGGGGCTCTGCGACACCGGCCTGTAGTCGCCCTTCCGGGGCTTATTGCCCGGGCCGAACTTGATGTTGATCCCATTGTCCTGATCTTGAACCCGTTGCATCGTCATCGACCTTTAATCGcggctctctcgcgcgcgcgcacgtaccGTACACACTTAAATGACACACGCGGGTTGTCTGCATACGCGGCTGGGGGAGATAAAAAACGCGATTGCCGCCACGGGGAGAGCGAACCTAAACGTGTGCGTGCCTCtacgcgtatatatacaaGAGACCAAACACAGTAGCGCGAAACGACAACAGATAAATGCAAaacagagagggagagagagagagacacgcgGGGAAAATTAGAGATGACGAAACAGagtgaagagagaaagagagaatacaAGGGCAATAGCCGTCCCGCTTTCCTCTTTCCTTCCTTCGGCTGTCTGCCCCTTCTCCAGGACAACGCGCTCTTTATCACTcgttgcacgcgcgcgcgcgtgtgtattCACGGTGGCGTAGGTGGATAAGAGACACACCGCGCTTTGACCGCGGTGACACGACGATGACGTCGGGGAGGCGCGCGTCAATGCTCCGCGCGGAAACGGCGCTGCGAGACCTCCTCGCTGATGGGCCGTGTCATGAACCCGAACCCGTGCCCGTGCCCGTGCCCGTGCGTGCCAGCgacggcgtcgtcgtcgtcctccgTCCTCGTGCTCCGCTTCCACCGCCTACCTTCGTCTCCGCGATCATCCGCCGCCTCCGTTCCAGTCATAGACCCCGTCGGGCGCTGACCGTCGATACCGCCACCCACGTCCGTCGGCTACCTCCTCCTCGTCcgcttcctcctcctcctcctcgtcctcgtcgttctcgtcgtcgttgtcgtctaGGCGCATAGAGAACGCGGAGCGACAGCAGGGCACGCACATGAACCTCGACTCGCCCTTCagaccgtcgccgtcgcggtCATCCTTCCGCCGCGTGCGGTGCGGTGTATCAACGCGCGGGGCCTTTAACCACGCACTCTCCACGCTCGCGCGACACGCGTTACGATGACGTGCGTCACGAGCCGACTGATCAGCGATCAGCTGTGTGTCACGACGCAACCAGGGGCGGCCCCGAGGATCCGCTCCGCGTACCTTCCCCCACtcccgtgcgcgcgcgcgcgcccctCGTACCTCGGTCTCGCcgtctctctccttccctcgGCGACGGAGGAGGTGCGGATCAGGGCAGATTGTGCAGGAAGGTTCCCCTTCCCCTCTTATTGACGGAGCGCACTCGCCGCACTCCTCGCAGTCCCCACTACGCGCTCAGCGGAATAGACCGCCACGGATTCATTTGGCCGATTTGGcgttttctctcctttctttctttctttctctcttcctctgtctctctctctctccttctttcgtCGCGAACAGCTCTATCTcggtctttctttttcttatttccaGATGGTATGCGAGCAATAAGGACGCGATTTATGCTCTCCCGGGTGCGGTAAACGTTGACGTGGTCAGGACTGCCATAGAGACCCTTTTGTTCGAGACTTAGGGGAAATCAAAGTGGGACGTAAAGTTGCATCGTGACGCAATTTCGCGACGATTTCAGTGGAACGGTATTTcgcatttattttgcattatataCGTTACTTTATATCCTATATCTTATCTCGCAGGTAAACGCCCATTGATAATTACAGTTGCTGATGAACGTTAATCGTGTGGATGTAACTGGGATGATGCGCAAGGTGATACTTTGAGACGAGGAAACGCACGAGAGAGAAATGGTAGAGATAGCGACTGATGACGGGAAAAGCGAGCTTCATTAATGTTCGGAGTCTCTCGCGTGGGATTCgcgaaatttgaattaaaccCTGAGAgaaatgttatacatatagttcTGCCATTTCAATGCCAAAAGGAGGGCAATGGTACACAGGAGAGAGTGTTATATATGCAGTAGAATACTAAAGTGGTCAAAAGATGAGGTAAAAAGatgtttataaaagataattgtaCAAAAAATGCAGTTTTCTCTAAAACATTTAAAGTCATCTTTCATACAattatcctttttttattgaaatataaaaatataaatccttTCCGCACGGAAAAAAGAATTAGCTactataacaaattatttagtcgtaaaatatggataactaacattttttgcaacgagagctatattttttgcagagagctataatttagtaataattgtaaaaagattttgctactattgctaaacTATGGCTCTCGGTGCAGAAAATTTtagttatctatattttacgactaGATTTTTGCTATAGTTGCTAACCCTTTTTTCCCGTGCGGCGTTtcgcaatatattaaatattaatatttttattgataatgcCAAAGTTTCTTCAGTGCTAAAAATGaagctttttaaataaatagataaacaGGCCATTTAGAAATTCTTATGTATtgtagttattaatttttaaataaaaatagagtcggttaaaaaatttctgcCTTTAAAAGTTTACGACCGATTAAAAACTGCCTCTTTTGAATGTTAATTGCCTCTTGTTTTTCAAAGATTGCTGTAAAAAGATCTTTAACGTTCTGAAGTGGCGAGCCTCAATAACATACACATGTACGGACTGTGGCTTCCGAGAATCCACTTCACATTTCTGAGGAACCACGAACGGGACACAAAGGAGCGAGCCGCGGTAAATTTCCATGGAGCGCAGCCTCCTTCTATGAATCTTTTCCATAAGTATTATTAGCTAACCGCGCAATTAAATCAATTCCTCATCTCGTTTCGAACACaacaaaactataaaaaaggaataaattaAGGATTAACGATGAAAATCCTATCAGTTGTCTTTAACTGAATTTTGTAAGACAGCTCTGCAAGAAATgagtgaaagaaaagaaagctGTGCACATGAAAGCAAAAAGAGTTGAGAGATCCAAGAATAACGTATTTCTTTAAGGAATTGAGTTATGGAATTGACGtctttatgaaataatttatg
Coding sequences:
- the Hrm gene encoding monocarboxylate transporter 12 codes for the protein MTMQRVQDQDNGINIKFGPGNKPRKGDYRPVSQSPDDNKDRRNGTSKPAKDEKAEEELVPPDGGWGWLVLLAAVMVNLLIPGTIKSFGVLFVEFLDVFDASPSAAAWIPSLCYFLYSSLGPLSSVLSVKYSYRTVTLIGGTFAAAGMMLSYFANSVAFLYVSYGVFVGTGAGLAFPPTVYIVTSYFVRLRGLANGLCISGSALGSIFLPPVLGFLLREYGYRGAVLVMGAVTLNVWASALLYHPVEWHLVPARSPNDSDAHDKDGETMSVTVNSSPEQTTEKANDQLASLSNSVNDKAAPIVPKSASSVALEYYKNTPVQGRTRKISMPTGREISGQMHSTPALHAVPERGGAMVDSGKYARTARSPLHSPSASSFNYVSTPYHGSTLSVLHPERASTLTLNAISSTFRKSTTTTTTEQKQREHDEKDQQNKFFDFSLLKDPIYLVILISNSTNAISYTNFIILLPAYAISLGFDNWDASLLLSIVSMLDLVGRIGGSALSDIKIMPKHWYFVGGLLASGISLAILPTSDTYVMLSIYCSFFGLASGIYVGITAVIMADMLGTEKLTSSYGISLFVNGVIQLVGPPICGIVFEQIGSYGPIFSILGIILVFGSSLWGIVPFIRRRQAALEKPASIDKV